A window from Telopea speciosissima isolate NSW1024214 ecotype Mountain lineage chromosome 8, Tspe_v1, whole genome shotgun sequence encodes these proteins:
- the LOC122670793 gene encoding protease Do-like 1, chloroplastic, whose product MATHSFFVSSLFHTYSSATNPTPTRKTKIHLTLLKPNSLFHHLRFFSPVVSRRETHIAANNANTNPPSSFYRLFHTINNSSPFSSALESLFVFCTSLALSFSLFIADVDAASAFVVTPSRKLQTDELATVQLFQENTPSVVYITNLAARQDAFTLDVLEVPQGSGSGFVWDKNGHIVTNYHVIRGASDLRVTLADQTTYEAKVVGFDQDKDVAVLRVDAPKDKLRPIPVGVSADLLVGQKVYAIGNPFGLDHTLTTGVISGLRREISSAATGRPIQDVIQTDAAINPGNSGGPLLDSSGSLIGINTAIYSPSGASSGVGFSIPVDTVNGIVDQLVKYGKVTRPILGIKFAPDQSVEQLGVSGVLVLDAPANGPAGKAGLQPTKRDGYGRLILGDIITSVNEKKVNNGSDLYRILDQCKVGDEVIVEVLRGDHKEKIPVILEPKPDES is encoded by the exons ATGGCCACTCATTCATTCTTCGTGTCCTCTCTCTTTCACACTTACTCCTCTGCAACCAATCCGACTCCAACTAGAAAGACAAAGATTCATCTCACTCTTCTCAAACCCAATTCCCTCTTCCACCATCTCCGTTTCTTCTCCCCCGTTGTCTCTCGCAGAGAGACCCATATCGCAGCTAACAACGCCAACACCAACCCACCCTCCTCCTTTTACAGACTCTTTCACACCATCAATAATTCTTCCCCTTTCTCGTCTGCCTTAGAATCCCTGTTTGTCTTCTGCACTTCCCTCgcactctccttctctctcttcattgcTGATGTCGATGCTGCGTCCGCCTTTGTCGTCACGCCTTCTCGAAAGTTGCAGACAGATGAGCTTGCTACTGTTCAGCTCTTCCAGGAGAACACTCCCTCCGTTGTCTACATCACTAACCTCGCCGCCAG GCAGGACGCGTTTACGTTGGATGTGTTGGAGGTGCCCCAAGGCTCTGGTTCGGGCTTTGTTTGGGATAAAAACGGCCACATTGTTACTAATTATCATGTGATTCGTGGTGCGTCCGATCTCAG GGTTACTCTTGCTGACCAAACAACTTATGAGGCAAAAGTTGTTGGCTTTGACCAAGATAAGGATGTCGCTGTTTTGCGTGTTGATGCACCAAAAGATAAACTGAGACCCATACCTGTTGGTGTCTCTGCAGATTTGCTTGTCGGCCAGAAAGTTTATGCTATTGGAAATCCT TTTGGGCTTGACCATACACTTACAACTGGTGTTATCAG TGGACTTCGTAGAGAAATCAGTTCTGCTGCTACAGGTCGTCCTATTCAGGATGTTATACAGACTGATGCAGCTATAAACCCTGGTAACAGTGGAGGGCCACTTCTTGATAGTTCTGGCAGCTTAATCGGGATAAATACTGCTATATATTCTCCATCGGGTGCATCTTCTGGTGTTGGATTTTCAATTCCAGTTGACACT GTCAATGGCATTGTCGACCAGCTGGTGAAATATGGGAAGGTTACTAGACCTATTTTAGGAATCAAGTTTGCACCTGATCAGTCTGTGGAACAACTTGGTGTTAGTGGGGTTCTTGTTTTAGATGCACCTGCAAATGGTCCAGCTGGCAAAGCG GGTCTACAACCAACCAAAAGGGATGGCTATGGCAGACTTATTTTGGGTGACATCATAACATCTGTGAATGAGAAAAAGGTCAACAATGGGAGTGACTTGTACAGAATCCTTGATCAATGTAAAGTCGGTGATGAG GTCATCGTGGAGGTGTTGCGTGGTGACCACAAAGAGAAGATACCTGTAATTCTTGAGCCAAAGCCTGATGAATCATAA